A portion of the Sulfurospirillum diekertiae genome contains these proteins:
- a CDS encoding GMC family oxidoreductase: MNYDVCIVGSGAGAGPLAYELSRVGKKVVILEKGDIYSEKDFSKDEIAYTKRDVFTPKLRDEYHVIESFEEGKWVKTPSYENNWSFWNGSLLGGSSNFMSGFFHRLKPNDFKLKSLYGDYEGANIEDWPITYEELEPFYERTERIVGVSGEITEYAHQEPRSTTQYPYPPLAEHPIVENFDTACKALHFTPFKTPRAILSEPKEGRNPCYYSNYCGSYACSSGAKGSSRAALIQPALATGNLHIIANAFVVKLETDNTSTIKRAQYLTQEGTKKYVNAKLFILAAQAVESSRLLLNSKNKAFPKGLANSSGAVGKNMVFSGGGIGSGEFDLSHFKQETLFQAGLFVNRALKDWYFTKEFKGGVVDFLFEHANPIRRANSLKREDGTLIFGKKLQDKIFQTLTTKRVLNFEVFNDWMPNDNCFVSVDEAYKDKYGIPVANIRIGAHPQDVIVGEFLAQKAVQVLEKMGAKNITYAISPLPPQNLQAGGCRFGNDPKKHVLNRYCQSYDIHNLFVTDGSFMPTGGSVPYTWTIYANAFRVAEYIKKNFDTLLAI; this comes from the coding sequence ATGAATTATGATGTGTGTATTGTAGGAAGCGGCGCAGGTGCTGGACCTCTTGCTTATGAACTCTCTCGTGTGGGTAAAAAAGTGGTGATCCTTGAAAAAGGAGACATTTACAGTGAAAAAGATTTTTCAAAAGATGAGATAGCCTATACCAAGCGTGATGTTTTTACACCAAAATTAAGAGACGAATACCATGTCATTGAGAGCTTTGAAGAGGGGAAATGGGTCAAAACACCTTCGTATGAAAATAACTGGAGTTTCTGGAATGGTAGCCTTTTAGGAGGTTCTTCAAACTTTATGAGTGGATTTTTTCATCGCCTTAAACCCAATGATTTTAAATTAAAATCTCTTTATGGGGATTATGAAGGAGCCAATATTGAAGATTGGCCTATTACGTATGAAGAGCTTGAACCTTTTTATGAACGCACAGAGAGAATCGTAGGTGTTTCAGGAGAGATAACAGAGTACGCGCACCAAGAACCACGCAGTACCACGCAATATCCGTACCCTCCTTTAGCGGAACATCCTATTGTTGAAAATTTTGACACGGCTTGTAAGGCTTTGCATTTTACTCCGTTTAAAACGCCTAGGGCTATTCTCTCAGAGCCCAAGGAAGGGCGAAACCCTTGTTATTACTCCAATTACTGTGGCTCATATGCCTGTTCGAGTGGAGCAAAAGGAAGTTCACGCGCTGCGCTTATTCAGCCCGCTTTAGCGACGGGAAATCTGCATATTATCGCCAATGCGTTTGTTGTGAAATTAGAAACAGATAATACCAGCACCATTAAAAGAGCACAGTACCTCACACAAGAAGGGACTAAAAAGTATGTCAATGCTAAGCTTTTTATCCTTGCAGCACAAGCAGTGGAGAGTTCTCGCTTATTATTAAATTCAAAAAACAAGGCCTTTCCAAAAGGACTTGCTAACTCATCAGGGGCTGTTGGAAAAAATATGGTCTTTTCAGGCGGAGGTATTGGTTCAGGAGAGTTTGATTTAAGCCATTTCAAGCAAGAGACACTTTTCCAAGCAGGGCTTTTTGTCAATCGTGCGCTCAAAGATTGGTATTTTACGAAAGAGTTTAAAGGGGGCGTTGTTGATTTTTTATTTGAACATGCCAATCCAATACGACGTGCAAACAGCCTGAAAAGAGAAGATGGGACATTGATCTTTGGGAAAAAACTTCAAGATAAAATTTTTCAAACCTTAACAACAAAAAGGGTACTCAATTTTGAAGTCTTTAATGATTGGATGCCCAATGACAACTGTTTTGTCTCTGTTGATGAAGCATACAAGGACAAATACGGTATTCCTGTTGCAAACATTCGTATAGGCGCACACCCTCAAGATGTCATAGTAGGAGAATTTTTAGCCCAAAAAGCGGTACAGGTACTTGAAAAAATGGGAGCAAAAAATATTACCTACGCTATCTCACCACTGCCTCCACAAAATCTTCAAGCAGGAGGATGTCGTTTTGGAAATGATCCGAAAAAACACGTACTCAATCGTTATTGCCAAAGCTATGACATACACAATCTTTTTGTAACCGACGGTAGCTTCATGCCAACGGGAGGAAGTGTCCCTTATACATGGACGATTTACGCCAATGCCTTTCGCGTTGCAGAGTATATTAAAAAGAATTTCGATACTTTATTGGCAATTTAG
- a CDS encoding gluconate 2-dehydrogenase subunit 3 family protein, with the protein MNRRTFMALSASSPFFLSIDAYAKDVPASVWKTIESVQEVLLPATEQMPSAKNVNALSFLIVNSTSPYFDQNDLELLIEGASVFNQKFSHFFQENAEAQYRIVELASEDAYLEQWLSRLIYYTLEAMFCDPIYGGNTEEIGWKSVLHVKGEPRPKSTYGSKV; encoded by the coding sequence ATGAATAGACGTACATTTATGGCACTGAGTGCTTCATCACCTTTTTTTTTAAGCATAGACGCGTATGCTAAAGATGTTCCTGCTTCTGTGTGGAAAACCATCGAAAGTGTCCAAGAAGTTTTATTGCCTGCAACAGAGCAGATGCCCTCTGCAAAAAATGTCAATGCCCTCTCTTTTTTAATCGTCAATAGCACCAGCCCCTATTTTGATCAAAATGATTTGGAACTTTTGATTGAAGGGGCTTCTGTTTTTAACCAAAAATTTTCTCATTTTTTTCAAGAAAATGCAGAAGCTCAATACCGTATCGTAGAGCTAGCAAGCGAAGATGCTTATTTGGAGCAATGGCTCTCACGGCTGATTTATTACACGCTTGAAGCAATGTTTTGTGATCCAATTTACGGGGGAAACACAGAGGAAATAGGATGGAAATCTGTTTTACATGTAAAGGGAGAACCTCGTCCGAAAAGTACCTATGGGAGCAAAGTATGA
- a CDS encoding HvfX family Cu-binding RiPP maturation protein — protein sequence MLAYGFYEPSVRKWSDIHSVAEWFETLNIPLPLLNAYLCASIESVGVVLLILGLLTRWISLPLSAVMVVAILSVHLSNGFSATDGGFEIPLYYLLFLGVLCAFGAGKISVDYFLFEKKKPSSCMP from the coding sequence ATGTTGGCATATGGATTTTATGAACCATCTGTACGGAAGTGGAGCGATATTCACTCCGTTGCAGAGTGGTTTGAAACACTTAATATTCCTTTGCCTTTACTCAACGCTTACCTTTGCGCAAGCATTGAGAGCGTGGGTGTTGTTTTACTAATTTTAGGCTTATTAACCAGATGGATTTCACTACCATTAAGTGCTGTTATGGTGGTTGCAATTCTAAGCGTTCATTTAAGCAATGGCTTTAGTGCAACCGATGGAGGTTTTGAAATTCCTCTTTACTATCTGCTATTTCTTGGTGTACTATGTGCCTTTGGCGCAGGAAAAATCAGCGTAGATTATTTTCTTTTTGAGAAAAAAAAGCCATCATCGTGTATGCCATAG
- a CDS encoding response regulator transcription factor, whose protein sequence is MKILLLEDDPILSDILLCHLNRHLHQTTHFSDGQSASDALSAQKFDLLILDINVPKLSGIDLIKEIRTYKDTTPAIIITAFQDTAHLKKGFENGCDDYIKKPFDLEELDLRIKNIQKRFNLINEQAIIIDSHLSLMASKNRLYVNEVPYTLTRKECKILLYLSKQKSKVVSSEELIQNLWDYDEMPSEATIRVYIKNLRNIIGKDKIQTVRGNGYIFE, encoded by the coding sequence ATGAAAATTTTATTGCTAGAAGATGATCCAATTTTATCTGATATTCTACTCTGTCATCTGAATCGCCATCTTCATCAAACGACTCACTTTAGCGATGGGCAGTCGGCTTCTGATGCACTCAGTGCCCAAAAATTTGATCTTTTAATTCTTGATATTAATGTTCCAAAACTCAGTGGTATTGATCTTATTAAAGAAATTCGTACCTATAAAGACACGACACCTGCTATTATCATTACCGCATTTCAAGATACGGCTCATTTGAAAAAAGGATTTGAAAATGGTTGCGATGATTACATCAAAAAGCCTTTTGATCTTGAAGAGCTTGACTTGCGCATTAAAAACATTCAAAAACGATTTAACCTTATCAATGAACAAGCCATCATTATTGATTCTCATCTTTCATTAATGGCTTCTAAAAACCGCTTGTATGTCAATGAAGTACCTTACACCCTGACGCGTAAAGAGTGCAAAATCTTACTCTATTTAAGTAAGCAAAAAAGTAAGGTTGTCTCCTCAGAAGAGCTGATACAAAATTTATGGGACTATGATGAAATGCCTAGCGAAGCGACGATTAGAGTTTACATTAAAAATCTACGCAATATTATTGGAAAAGATAAAATTCAAACCGTTAGAGGGAATGGATATATTTTTGAATAA
- a CDS encoding sensor histidine kinase, protein MNKEEQGALWRFLIIYVTSALFLMSIIAILYYNNETNKLHEKRSMEIKTVVMSYEKELMQAEMDKVPYLFHPPKEFFTVALLKEDKQTLFSSFKTPLLDLNTTPYAVHRLATPINGVAYIVVDEEMSEREILRLKLIILFTMVISALFVGVEGYFLSRLLLKPVHLRIEKLNHFIKDSSHELNTPVAALMMSVSNLKQSSFKDVRVINHISISTKLISQIYNSLSYIAFHDIDEVFEESFDLALLIQESVGFFNEIASTKDNIITAQLQTTFVYMDKSRIQKVIHNLLSNAIKYSYPKTAICVELSEHLLTVKNEGVGIHKENQKSIFKRFERRSNAVGGFGIGLDIVNSVCKMYNIKVWVESIPNQETTFFLQFPFTQILKQEY, encoded by the coding sequence TTGAATAAAGAAGAACAGGGCGCATTATGGCGATTTTTAATCATCTATGTCACTTCTGCACTCTTTCTCATGAGCATTATTGCTATTTTGTACTACAACAATGAAACCAATAAGCTTCATGAAAAACGTTCAATGGAAATTAAAACCGTTGTGATGAGTTACGAAAAAGAGTTGATGCAAGCGGAGATGGATAAAGTGCCGTATCTGTTTCATCCACCCAAAGAATTTTTCACGGTTGCTCTGTTAAAAGAAGATAAACAGACTCTTTTTTCAAGCTTTAAAACTCCGTTGCTTGATTTAAATACAACACCCTATGCTGTTCATCGATTAGCAACTCCTATTAATGGAGTAGCTTACATTGTTGTTGATGAAGAAATGAGCGAACGAGAGATACTCAGACTTAAATTAATTATTTTGTTTACGATGGTTATATCCGCGCTCTTTGTGGGTGTTGAAGGCTATTTTTTAAGCCGCTTGCTGCTTAAGCCTGTTCACTTGCGCATTGAAAAGCTCAATCATTTCATTAAAGACAGTTCTCATGAACTAAATACACCCGTCGCCGCTTTAATGATGAGTGTTTCAAACTTGAAGCAAAGCTCGTTTAAAGATGTACGTGTTATCAATCATATTTCCATTAGCACAAAACTCATTTCTCAAATTTACAATAGCCTTAGTTATATTGCATTTCATGATATTGATGAAGTGTTTGAAGAGTCATTTGATCTTGCCCTTTTAATTCAAGAGAGTGTTGGATTTTTTAATGAAATAGCTTCCACAAAGGACAATATAATTACGGCACAACTTCAAACAACATTTGTTTACATGGATAAATCACGTATTCAAAAAGTTATCCATAACCTTCTCTCAAATGCTATTAAATACAGTTATCCAAAAACAGCGATTTGCGTTGAGCTTTCAGAACATCTTTTAACCGTTAAAAATGAAGGTGTTGGCATTCATAAAGAGAATCAAAAGAGCATTTTTAAGCGTTTTGAGAGACGAAGCAATGCGGTGGGAGGCTTTGGTATAGGGCTGGATATTGTCAATTCTGTTTGTAAAATGTATAACATTAAAGTTTGGGTTGAATCCATTCCAAATCAAGAAACAACTTTCTTTTTACAATTTCCTTTTACTCAAATCCTCAAGCAAGAATATTAA
- a CDS encoding MdtA/MuxA family multidrug efflux RND transporter periplasmic adaptor subunit: MSFSTPSKTKKWALILIVGAFIGIASYFTVFKSQPTTSNDPKKAFATRVASVSTAPVQQGAIKIFFQSLGTVTPLSNVVVKSRVDGQLMDILFTEGQMVKQGDILAKIDARSFEVQLKQAQGQLLKDQALLENALIDLKRYEVLLQQDSISKQVLDTQTALVHQYQGTIKVDEASIDSAKLQLDYSTITAPTSGRIGLRLVDKGNMIHASDTTGLAVIAQINPISATFTLPEDKVPAITQALQENKTLEVEAYDRSDSIFIIKGHLASMDNQIDTTTGTLKFKAEFNNPETKLFPNQFVNIHLLVTTKQNALYVPSAAIQHGAQGTFVYRVKEDQTVSVQRVKVSSTQNGNSIIEEGLSLSDIVVVDGVDKLREGSKVDMNTTKETPLKASRTKSDSQK, encoded by the coding sequence ATGTCATTTTCAACTCCTTCTAAAACTAAAAAATGGGCTCTCATTCTCATTGTAGGTGCTTTTATTGGCATAGCAAGTTACTTTACTGTTTTTAAAAGTCAACCTACTACAAGCAATGATCCTAAAAAAGCTTTTGCTACACGAGTAGCATCTGTTTCAACTGCCCCCGTTCAGCAAGGTGCTATTAAAATCTTTTTTCAAAGTCTTGGGACGGTAACCCCTTTGTCGAATGTTGTCGTGAAAAGTCGTGTGGATGGGCAGTTAATGGATATTTTATTCACTGAAGGGCAGATGGTTAAACAAGGCGATATTCTTGCAAAAATTGATGCAAGAAGTTTTGAAGTACAGCTCAAACAAGCGCAAGGACAACTGTTAAAAGACCAAGCACTTCTTGAAAATGCACTGATTGATTTGAAGCGTTATGAAGTGCTTTTACAACAAGATTCTATCTCCAAACAAGTTTTAGATACCCAAACAGCCCTCGTGCATCAATACCAAGGTACGATTAAAGTGGACGAAGCATCCATCGACAGTGCCAAACTACAACTAGACTACAGTACGATTACGGCACCTACGAGTGGACGTATCGGTCTTCGCTTGGTTGATAAAGGCAATATGATTCACGCGTCCGATACAACGGGCTTAGCGGTGATTGCCCAAATCAATCCGATTTCGGCTACCTTTACCTTACCCGAAGATAAAGTTCCTGCTATCACACAAGCTTTGCAAGAAAATAAAACACTCGAAGTTGAAGCGTATGATCGAAGTGATTCCATATTCATCATCAAAGGGCATCTTGCAAGTATGGACAACCAAATTGATACAACAACAGGCACGTTAAAATTCAAAGCAGAATTTAATAATCCCGAGACCAAACTCTTTCCAAATCAATTTGTGAATATTCATCTTTTAGTAACAACGAAACAAAACGCACTGTACGTTCCAAGTGCGGCCATACAACATGGCGCACAAGGCACTTTTGTATACCGTGTCAAAGAAGATCAAACGGTGAGTGTTCAACGTGTTAAAGTCAGCTCCACACAGAATGGCAATTCGATCATCGAAGAAGGCTTAAGCCTGAGTGACATCGTTGTCGTCGATGGTGTTGATAAATTGCGTGAAGGAAGCAAAGTCGACATGAACACGACGAAAGAAACTCCTTTGAAAGCTTCTCGTACTAAAAGCGATTCGCAAAAATGA
- a CDS encoding MdtB/MuxB family multidrug efflux RND transporter permease subunit gives MNPSRIFILRPIATSLVMLALLLAGSIGYRMLSLSALPEVDYPTIQVVTLYPGASPDVITSSITAPLERQFGQMPGLNQMLSTSSGGSSIITLQFDLKLALDVAEQEVQAAINAATSMLPTDLPAPPIYNKVNPADTPILTLAVTSKTMPLPAVQNLVDTRIAQKISQLSGVGLVSLSGGQKPAVRIQVNPKALSAYGISLETLRTIVNSANINQAKGGFDGPKNASTIDANDQLKSAKEYKDIIIAYTNGRAIRLSDVATVIDDAENVRLAAWKNTTPAILINIQRQPGSNVIEVVDRVKSLLPQLQESLPNAVEVSLLTDRTTTIRASVQDVKQELILAVILVVMVIFVFLRNIPATLIPSVAVPLSLIGTFGVMYFLGFSLNNLTLMALTIATGFVVDDAIVMIENIARYIEEGENPLDAALKGSKQIGFTIISLTISLLAVLIPLVFMQDVVGRLFREFAITLAVAILISAFISLTLTPMMSAKLLGKKPMNEQGKFYRYSGAMIDAMIQGYAKMLTWVLDRQKMMLTIAVLTMVLNALLYIYVPKGFFPVQDTGVIQGITEAPQSISFSAMSQKQCELADKILENPNIESISSFIGVDGVNTTLNSGRILINLKPHATRQKNAQEVIQEIQAQLHDVAGITLYMQPIQDLSLEDRVSRTQYQFTLESANAKDLEAWTPKIIEALTKLPQLRDVASDQQDQGLQIYVDIDRATASRLGISVAAIDAALYNAFGQRLISTIYTQTSQYRVILEVAPSYQMGPSALEHLYVTSSTGSAIPLSAIAHISERQTPLVINHLDQFPTTTISFNLSPNSSLGDATEAIQQQKDALGLPPSMELRFQGAAAAFQKSLTNTLLLILAAIVTMYIVLGVLYESYIHPLTILSTLPSAGVGALLMLLFTKNDLDIIAIIGIILLIGIVKKNAIMMIDFALEAERHQGQSPRDAIYQACLLRFRPILMTTLAALFAAIPLMVGTGVGSELRHPLGLVMVGGLMVSQVLTLFTTPVIYLFFDRLATRFHSLHVKH, from the coding sequence ATGAATCCTTCTCGCATTTTTATTTTAAGACCTATCGCAACATCGCTTGTGATGCTTGCTCTTTTATTAGCAGGTAGCATCGGTTATAGGATGCTTTCCTTATCGGCATTGCCTGAAGTTGATTATCCGACCATTCAAGTTGTAACCCTTTACCCAGGGGCAAGTCCTGATGTCATCACCTCTTCAATTACCGCTCCATTAGAAAGACAATTTGGTCAAATGCCTGGGCTCAATCAAATGTTATCCACCAGTTCGGGTGGATCTTCTATCATTACGTTGCAATTTGATCTTAAATTGGCCTTGGATGTTGCCGAACAGGAGGTTCAAGCGGCCATTAATGCCGCCACATCTATGTTACCAACCGATCTGCCCGCTCCTCCAATTTACAATAAAGTCAACCCTGCCGATACACCGATTTTAACACTTGCCGTTACGTCAAAAACCATGCCACTGCCTGCAGTGCAAAATTTGGTCGATACACGTATTGCTCAAAAGATTTCACAATTAAGCGGTGTCGGGTTAGTCAGTTTGAGTGGGGGACAAAAACCAGCCGTTCGTATTCAAGTCAATCCAAAAGCGTTATCTGCCTATGGCATCTCTTTGGAAACGCTACGAACCATCGTTAATAGCGCTAATATTAATCAAGCTAAAGGTGGATTTGACGGCCCTAAAAATGCCTCAACCATCGATGCCAACGATCAACTAAAATCTGCCAAAGAGTATAAAGACATTATTATCGCCTATACAAATGGAAGAGCTATTCGTCTTAGCGATGTTGCAACTGTCATTGACGATGCAGAAAATGTACGTTTGGCGGCATGGAAAAATACCACTCCTGCTATTTTGATCAATATTCAACGCCAGCCCGGTTCCAACGTGATCGAAGTCGTTGATCGTGTCAAAAGTCTACTCCCCCAACTGCAAGAATCCTTACCTAATGCGGTGGAAGTTTCGTTACTCACGGATCGTACGACAACCATTCGTGCATCGGTACAAGATGTTAAACAAGAACTGATATTAGCCGTTATCTTAGTGGTTATGGTCATCTTTGTTTTTTTACGCAATATCCCTGCAACCTTGATTCCAAGTGTCGCCGTACCCCTTTCACTGATCGGAACGTTTGGCGTGATGTATTTTTTGGGCTTTAGTCTGAACAATTTAACGCTGATGGCATTAACCATAGCCACAGGATTTGTCGTCGATGATGCTATTGTTATGATTGAAAATATCGCGCGCTACATAGAAGAGGGAGAAAATCCCTTAGATGCGGCGCTCAAAGGTTCAAAACAGATTGGGTTTACGATTATCTCTTTAACCATCTCTTTGTTGGCTGTTTTAATTCCACTTGTTTTTATGCAAGATGTCGTAGGAAGACTATTTCGTGAATTTGCCATTACACTGGCGGTGGCCATCTTAATTTCGGCGTTTATTTCTCTCACATTGACACCGATGATGAGCGCTAAATTGTTGGGTAAAAAACCGATGAATGAGCAAGGGAAATTTTACCGTTACAGTGGCGCTATGATTGATGCAATGATTCAAGGTTACGCCAAGATGCTGACATGGGTACTTGATCGTCAAAAAATGATGCTTACCATCGCCGTTTTAACAATGGTCTTAAATGCCTTGTTGTACATCTATGTCCCCAAAGGATTTTTTCCTGTGCAAGATACGGGCGTTATTCAAGGCATCACCGAAGCGCCGCAATCCATCTCTTTTAGCGCTATGTCCCAAAAACAGTGTGAACTCGCTGATAAAATCCTAGAAAATCCCAACATTGAAAGCATCTCCTCGTTTATCGGTGTTGATGGGGTGAATACAACACTCAATAGTGGACGTATTCTCATCAATCTCAAACCACATGCTACACGTCAAAAAAATGCGCAAGAGGTGATTCAAGAGATTCAAGCACAACTGCATGATGTAGCGGGCATTACCCTTTACATGCAACCCATTCAAGACCTCAGCCTCGAAGATAGAGTCAGTCGAACACAATACCAATTTACCTTAGAAAGTGCTAATGCTAAGGATTTGGAAGCATGGACACCCAAAATTATTGAAGCACTCACTAAACTTCCGCAATTAAGAGATGTTGCAAGCGATCAACAAGATCAAGGGCTTCAAATTTACGTCGATATTGACCGCGCTACTGCAAGTCGCTTGGGCATTAGTGTCGCAGCCATCGATGCGGCACTCTACAATGCGTTTGGGCAACGGTTAATCTCAACCATTTACACACAAACCAGCCAATATCGCGTTATCTTAGAAGTGGCTCCTTCTTATCAGATGGGACCCAGTGCGCTTGAACATCTTTATGTGACAAGTAGCACAGGATCTGCCATTCCACTCAGTGCCATTGCCCATATTAGCGAGCGACAAACACCTTTAGTCATCAATCATCTGGATCAATTTCCGACCACAACCATTTCATTTAACCTTTCCCCCAACTCCTCTTTAGGCGATGCAACAGAAGCAATCCAACAACAAAAAGATGCCCTTGGATTACCGCCTAGTATGGAATTACGCTTTCAAGGAGCGGCTGCGGCATTTCAAAAATCACTGACCAATACACTCCTGCTCATTCTCGCTGCCATTGTGACCATGTATATTGTGTTGGGTGTTCTGTACGAAAGTTATATCCATCCGCTCACCATTCTCTCAACGCTTCCCTCCGCGGGGGTGGGTGCTCTTTTGATGCTATTATTTACTAAAAATGATCTGGATATTATCGCGATCATTGGTATTATTTTATTGATTGGTATCGTTAAAAAGAATGCCATCATGATGATCGATTTTGCCCTTGAAGCAGAACGTCATCAAGGGCAATCACCA